In Candidatus Obscuribacterales bacterium, the following are encoded in one genomic region:
- a CDS encoding rhodanese-like domain-containing protein — protein MVAQSYEALPQISVEDFAEYLAQRQDHPGVVAPLQLLDVREPQEVAIAHLEGFMNLPLSQFADWSDQVLTQLDPDTETIVMCHHGIRSAQMCQWLAHQGYTNVKNLAGGIAAYAIRVDPSVPQY, from the coding sequence ATGGTTGCCCAATCCTACGAGGCCTTGCCTCAAATTAGCGTAGAAGACTTTGCGGAGTATCTCGCCCAGCGGCAGGATCATCCAGGGGTCGTCGCGCCCCTCCAGTTACTTGACGTGCGGGAACCTCAAGAGGTGGCGATCGCTCATCTAGAGGGCTTTATGAATTTACCCCTCAGTCAATTTGCTGATTGGTCTGACCAAGTTCTAACCCAGCTTGACCCTGATACAGAAACCATTGTCATGTGCCATCACGGGATACGCTCAGCGCAGATGTGTCAGTGGTTGGCACATCAGGGCTATACCAACGTCAAAAACCTAGCAGGGGGCATTGCTGCCTACGCGATTCGCGTTGATCCAAGTGTTCCGCAGTATTAA
- a CDS encoding tetratricopeptide repeat protein → ASLWTHRGLLLERLDRFDAALISLQQATQLAPKSSLAWLHQATVLNRLDQPQAALVAVEQALQGDGQWGDQDITEAWTAQAQAYVDLQRYEEAIAAADQVISHQPSHGPAWGHRAVALGQLGRTGEALAAISQALEVQPQSPDLWLQQGQILSLTGQESEAIAAYDQALSYNPSRSLKLDLLTQRSRVLWRLGQFDAALATTQEVLNLDPTSLEGWHIQGMVLLSLDRHAEAIAAYDYAIALDPKSIQAWTGRGSALRFAGQEDAAQQAFRQADDLRQALRPNAPAPSPS, encoded by the coding sequence AGGCGTCGTTATGGACTCATCGCGGATTGCTCCTAGAACGCTTGGATCGGTTCGATGCCGCCCTCATCTCCCTCCAGCAAGCCACCCAGCTAGCTCCCAAGTCTTCCCTCGCTTGGCTGCATCAGGCCACGGTGCTCAATCGCCTCGACCAGCCGCAAGCCGCGTTGGTGGCTGTCGAGCAGGCCCTTCAGGGCGATGGGCAATGGGGTGATCAGGACATCACCGAGGCCTGGACGGCCCAGGCCCAAGCCTATGTTGATCTGCAGCGCTACGAGGAGGCGATCGCTGCTGCCGATCAGGTGATCAGTCACCAGCCCAGCCATGGGCCAGCCTGGGGTCATCGAGCCGTGGCTCTGGGGCAGTTGGGGCGGACGGGAGAGGCCCTAGCGGCCATCAGCCAAGCTCTAGAGGTTCAGCCCCAATCCCCCGATCTTTGGTTGCAGCAGGGGCAGATTCTTAGCCTGACCGGGCAAGAATCAGAGGCGATCGCTGCCTATGACCAAGCGCTAAGCTATAACCCGTCCCGTTCCCTGAAACTGGATCTGTTGACCCAACGCAGTCGCGTTCTGTGGCGATTGGGTCAGTTCGACGCAGCCCTAGCCACAACCCAGGAGGTGCTCAACCTCGATCCCACGTCCCTGGAGGGATGGCACATTCAGGGCATGGTGTTGCTATCCCTCGATCGTCATGCCGAGGCGATCGCTGCCTATGATTACGCGATCGCCCTGGATCCCAAGAGCATCCAAGCCTGGACAGGCCGCGGCTCTGCCCTCCGCTTTGCCGGTCAGGAAGATGCTGCCCAGCAGGCCTTTCGGCAAGCCGACGATCTCCGGCAAGCCCTGCGGCCAAACGCTCCAGCGCCGTCGCCCTCCTGA
- a CDS encoding TIGR04168 family protein, protein MTDSLTPPLSRSPLPTKGRSLTLAVIGDVHDQWDTHDEQALRHLGVDLVLLVGDFGNEAVSVVRSVAEMALPKAVILGNHDAWHTATVWGRRKCPYDRKLEDRVQQQLDLLGAAHVGYGKLDLPDLGLSIVGSRPFSWGGPDWRNKSFYRDRYGVESFAASVEKIGAATQQTSEEVVIFMGHCGPAGLGDRPESPCGRDWLPMGGDYGDPDFTGAIAQAKQWGKSVPLVAFGHMHHSLRHTKKRLRERLVRQDNTVYLNAASVPRIVATDAGWLRNMSLVTLENGVVTRAAIAWVDPTYTIQQEDVLYAADPVLP, encoded by the coding sequence ATGACTGACTCTCTAACGCCTCCCCTCTCCCGATCGCCCTTGCCGACTAAGGGGCGATCGCTGACCCTCGCGGTCATTGGCGATGTCCATGATCAATGGGACACCCACGATGAACAAGCCCTGCGCCACCTCGGGGTTGATCTGGTGCTCCTCGTCGGCGACTTTGGCAACGAAGCCGTATCTGTGGTGCGATCAGTGGCGGAGATGGCCTTGCCCAAGGCCGTCATTTTGGGGAACCATGATGCTTGGCATACGGCTACGGTGTGGGGGCGACGCAAATGTCCCTACGATCGCAAGCTTGAAGATCGGGTGCAGCAACAGCTTGATCTCCTAGGCGCGGCCCACGTGGGCTATGGCAAACTTGACCTGCCGGACTTAGGGCTGAGCATTGTCGGTAGCCGCCCCTTTAGCTGGGGTGGCCCAGACTGGCGCAACAAGTCTTTCTATCGCGATCGCTACGGCGTAGAAAGTTTTGCAGCCTCCGTCGAAAAAATTGGAGCGGCTACGCAGCAAACCAGCGAAGAGGTGGTCATTTTCATGGGCCACTGTGGCCCAGCAGGATTAGGCGATCGCCCTGAATCGCCCTGTGGTCGTGATTGGCTGCCCATGGGCGGCGACTATGGTGACCCAGATTTTACCGGAGCGATCGCCCAGGCTAAGCAATGGGGCAAATCCGTTCCCCTAGTCGCCTTTGGGCATATGCACCACAGCCTACGCCACACCAAAAAACGGCTACGCGAACGGTTGGTGCGGCAGGACAACACCGTTTATCTCAATGCTGCCAGCGTGCCCCGGATCGTTGCCACAGACGCAGGCTGGCTGCGCAATATGTCGCTAGTGACCCTGGAGAATGGAGTGGTGACTAGGGCAGCGATCGCCTGGGTGGATCCCACTTATACGATCCAGCAAGAAGACGTACTCTATGCGGCCGATCCAGTCCTACCCTAA
- a CDS encoding ADP-ribosylglycohydrolase family protein, translated as MVDRESPVMAGLLGVCVADALGVPVEFTSRAERRQDPVTDMRGYGTWNQPPGTWSDDSSLMLCLAESLCAGFDPEDMGDRFRRWYDEAYWTPHGDVFDIGGTTQQAIAQLQRGVPAVEAGGKGESNNGNGSLMRILPMAFCASRWELAQVIQQTHAVSCITHAHPRSQIACGLYISIAVRLLQGDDLVTAYQTGLQQVASFYQVPPFGADWPEFARIATGQIDQLPEDAITSGGYVVHTLEASLWCLLTTQSYRDAVLKAVNLGGDTDTTAAVTGGLAGLAYGLAGLPREWLGAIARYDDIVDLAQRLEQAWPVGG; from the coding sequence ATGGTTGATAGAGAATCCCCAGTGATGGCCGGGTTGCTTGGTGTTTGTGTGGCTGATGCCCTAGGTGTCCCAGTGGAGTTCACCAGTCGGGCGGAGCGGCGGCAGGATCCGGTGACCGATATGCGCGGCTATGGCACCTGGAACCAACCTCCCGGCACCTGGTCAGACGATAGTTCGCTGATGCTGTGCTTGGCAGAAAGCCTATGCGCTGGGTTTGATCCGGAGGATATGGGCGATCGCTTTCGGCGTTGGTATGACGAGGCTTATTGGACGCCCCACGGCGACGTTTTTGATATTGGTGGCACCACTCAGCAAGCGATCGCTCAGTTGCAGCGCGGTGTGCCGGCGGTGGAGGCTGGGGGCAAGGGTGAGAGCAACAATGGCAATGGCTCGCTGATGCGCATTTTGCCGATGGCGTTCTGTGCCTCACGGTGGGAGTTGGCGCAGGTGATTCAGCAGACCCATGCGGTGTCTTGTATTACCCATGCCCATCCGCGATCGCAAATCGCCTGTGGGCTATACATCAGCATCGCAGTGCGGCTGTTGCAGGGAGATGATCTAGTGACGGCCTACCAGACGGGTCTGCAGCAGGTGGCGTCGTTCTACCAAGTGCCGCCCTTTGGGGCAGATTGGCCAGAGTTTGCCCGGATCGCGACAGGTCAGATTGACCAGTTGCCTGAAGATGCCATCACCTCTGGAGGCTATGTCGTTCACACCCTGGAAGCGTCTCTCTGGTGTCTATTAACCACTCAATCCTATCGGGATGCGGTGTTGAAGGCGGTGAATCTGGGTGGCGATACGGATACGACAGCGGCGGTGACCGGTGGGTTAGCAGGGTTAGCCTATGGTCTGGCGGGATTGCCTAGGGAGTGGCTGGGGGCGATCGCTCGCTATGACGATATTGTGGATTTGGCGCAGCGGTTGGAGCAAGCTTGGCCTGTTGGAGGTTAG
- a CDS encoding DUF3318 domain-containing protein — MTSFASSTARSDLSELRRLKGLLPPELRSWVTVEAAIDVTPPLITSEEIGKDQVEVQIDLEKWDALAIDQRNLLFWHEVARIQNDTIPRDGWEMAALAIGLGGAVGELWVQDGLLLVLALALCGFSGFRLYQRNNGSKVLREAIDADEKAIALATRFGYTLPNAYKSLGSALKVLVEQTPKKRARRKYQSRLDALKKSAARAKSKAKSMRSEPAY, encoded by the coding sequence ATGACCTCATTTGCCAGTTCCACTGCCCGGTCAGATCTAAGTGAGTTACGTCGCCTCAAAGGCCTCCTCCCCCCTGAGCTGCGGAGTTGGGTTACCGTTGAAGCTGCCATTGATGTGACACCACCGCTGATCACCTCCGAAGAAATTGGTAAAGATCAGGTTGAGGTGCAGATTGACTTAGAAAAGTGGGATGCCCTGGCCATTGATCAGCGTAATTTACTGTTTTGGCATGAAGTTGCCCGCATCCAAAACGACACCATTCCTCGGGATGGTTGGGAAATGGCGGCTCTTGCCATTGGTCTTGGGGGTGCGGTGGGAGAACTGTGGGTGCAGGATGGTCTACTCCTTGTTCTAGCCCTAGCGCTCTGCGGCTTCTCAGGATTCCGTCTCTATCAACGCAACAACGGCAGTAAGGTGTTGCGGGAAGCCATTGATGCCGATGAAAAAGCGATCGCCTTGGCTACTCGGTTTGGCTATACCCTGCCCAATGCCTACAAGAGCCTGGGAAGCGCCCTCAAGGTGTTGGTGGAGCAAACGCCGAAAAAACGCGCTCGCCGCAAGTATCAATCTCGCCTAGATGCCCTGAAGAAGAGCGCTGCTCGGGCTAAGTCTAAGGCCAAATCCATGCGCAGCGAACCGGCCTATTAA
- the hrcA gene encoding heat-inducible transcriptional repressor HrcA: protein MQIKLSDRQQQVLWATVRHYVATAKPVGSGALIEEFNLNVSSATVRNAMGRLEKAGLLYQPHTSAGRVPSDSGYRIYVDHLIKPSDTIARQVDQLLSDQLQAETYSVDVLLRHAAQILSNISGYIALVTLPQSRTAHLRHVQLVQVDTRRIMLVVVLDCYETQSVLITLPQLDTPTDPESLDRELQILSNFLTQQLRERSLNDLSTLDWTELGREFEQYASLLQQSLNQLSRRSQMPIPTQILVSGVAEVLRRQPEFSELQQVQTLMQLLEEEQDQLWPLIFETTDPGTPRKRVVVRIGSENPIKPMNACALVSATYQRDNVPVGSVGMLGPTRMVYEDAIALVEAAADHLSDVMSQAT, encoded by the coding sequence ATGCAAATTAAGCTAAGCGATCGCCAACAGCAGGTTCTTTGGGCTACCGTGCGCCACTATGTAGCAACGGCTAAGCCGGTTGGATCTGGGGCGTTAATTGAAGAATTTAATCTCAACGTCAGCTCGGCGACGGTGCGCAATGCCATGGGGCGGTTGGAAAAAGCAGGTCTGCTCTATCAACCCCACACCTCTGCCGGCCGGGTGCCGTCGGATTCCGGCTATCGCATCTATGTCGATCATTTGATTAAGCCATCGGACACGATCGCTCGTCAGGTGGATCAACTCCTGTCCGATCAGCTGCAGGCAGAAACCTACAGTGTGGATGTTTTGCTGCGCCATGCGGCTCAGATTTTGTCGAACATCAGTGGCTACATTGCCCTGGTTACCCTACCCCAGTCGCGCACGGCCCATCTGCGCCATGTGCAGCTCGTGCAGGTGGATACGCGGCGGATCATGCTGGTGGTGGTGCTCGATTGCTACGAGACGCAGTCGGTGTTGATCACCCTGCCGCAGTTAGACACGCCCACCGATCCAGAAAGCCTTGACCGGGAGTTGCAAATTCTCTCCAATTTCCTCACCCAGCAACTGCGAGAGCGATCGCTGAATGACTTATCTACCTTGGATTGGACAGAACTGGGACGAGAATTTGAACAGTATGCCAGCCTGTTGCAGCAATCTCTAAACCAGCTCAGCCGTCGTAGCCAAATGCCCATACCCACCCAAATTTTGGTCAGTGGCGTGGCGGAAGTGCTACGGCGACAGCCAGAATTCTCTGAGTTGCAACAAGTGCAGACCTTGATGCAGCTTTTAGAAGAGGAGCAAGATCAGCTTTGGCCGCTGATTTTTGAAACGACTGATCCGGGAACGCCGCGCAAACGGGTGGTGGTGCGCATTGGTTCAGAGAATCCCATTAAGCCCATGAATGCCTGTGCCCTAGTCTCTGCGACCTATCAACGGGATAATGTACCCGTGGGCAGTGTCGGCATGTTGGGGCCCACCCGCATGGTCTACGAAGATGCGATCGCCCTGGTGGAAGCGGCGGCGGATCATTTATCGGATGTCATGAGCCAGGCTACCTAA